In Populus trichocarpa isolate Nisqually-1 chromosome 7, P.trichocarpa_v4.1, whole genome shotgun sequence, the following proteins share a genomic window:
- the LOC7497753 gene encoding myb family transcription factor PHL6: MNQHAVVSVTKSETSKGVTQPFCTTLFPIQNSSSSKSDCQTSLTGESSSPRPSPLIRTESLGSPSKMQLSTAQHQMCCLKFGPDSPLSPTSHVQSSKSTFQRSSVFCTSLYLSSSSISETNRQLGNLPFLPHPPTYSHSVSATDSTKSPLLFSEDLSNQCDEEHSDAFMKDFLNLSGNASEGSFHGMNYTGGNLELTEQLELQFLSDELEIAITDHGENPGLDEIYGTHETSSKPATGFACNQDSPSVDALSSHPSPGSSTAHKPRMRWTPELHERFVEAVNKLDGAEKATPKGVLKLMNVKGLTIYHVKSHLQKYRLAKYLPEKKEEKKASCSEEKKVASINIDGDVKKKGTIQITEALRMQMEVQKQLHEQLEVQRTLQLRIEEHARYLQKIIEQQNAGSALLSPKSLSASTNPPKDSELPPPSPSAVAESKTDLSSPLPSSKHKAADSDNFEKQTSEKRIRLEEKSESASEDAVVEDPPV, encoded by the exons ATGAATCAGCATGCTGTCGTATCGGTAACAAAAAGTGAGACAAGTAAAGGAGTCACACAGCCATTTTGCACAACCTTATTTCCAATCCAGAATTCTTCTAGCAGCAAATCAGATTGTCAAACTTCATTGACAGGTGAATCTTCTTCTCCACGCCCATCCCCGTTGATACGGACAGAATCTCTCGGTTCTCCAAGTAAAATGCAACTTTCTACAGCCCAACATCAAATGTGTTGTCTGAAATTTGGACCAGACAGCCCTCTTTCCCCTACTTCCCATGTCCAAAGTTCTAAGAGCACATTTCAACGCTCTTCTGTCTTCTGTACAAGTTTATACCTGTCATCTTCATCGATCTCTGAAACTAATCGACAGCTTGGAAATTTGCCGTTTCTCCCACATCCTCCAACATACAGCCACTCCGTTTCTGCCACTGATTCAACAAAATCTCCTCTGCTTTTCAGTGAGGATTTAAGCAATCAGTGCGACGAGGAGCATTCAGATGCTTTTATGAAAGACTTTCTTAATTTGTCTGGAAATGCTTCTGAGGGTAGTTTTCATGGTATGAACTATACAGGTGGCAATTTAGAACTAACAGAGCAATTGGAGCTGCAATTTTTGTCTGACGAACTTGAAATAGCTATCACAGACCATGGAGAAAACCCCGGGCTTGAT GAAATATATGGAACTCATGAAACTTCATCAAAACCAGCCACAGGATTCGCATGCAACCAGGATTCTCCTTCCGTTGACGCACTTTCAAGCCACCCTTCCCCTGGTTCATCCACTGCACACAAGCCAAGGATGAGATGGACGCCTGAGCTTCACGAACGCTTTGTAGAGGCTGTCAATAAGCTTGATGGGGCTGAAA AGGCTACTCCAAAGGGTGTGTTAAAGCTTATGAACGTTAAAGGTTTGACCATCTATCATGTGAAAAGCCACTTACAG aaatACCGACTTGCCAAGTATTTGCCGGAAAAGAAGGAAG AGAAGAAAGCTTCTTGCTCTGAAGAAAAGAAAGTGGCTTCAATCAACATTGACGGTGATGTGAAGAAAAAAGG GACAATTCAAATCACTGAAGCTCTTCGCATGCAAATGGAAGTCCAGAAGCAGCTACATGAACAACTTGAG GTACAGAGAACTCTGCAGTTACGGATAGAGGAACATGCTAGGTATTTGCAAAAGATAATAGAGCAGCAGAATGCTGGCAGTGCCTTACTTTCTCCCAAAAGCTTGTCAGCATCAACCAATCCACCTAAAGATTCTGAGCTGCCACCTCCTTCCCCGTCAGCTGTTGCTGAGTCTAAAACTGACTTGTCATCACCCCTGCCTTCATCAAAGCATAAAGCAGCTGACagtgataattttgaaaaacaaacatccGAGAAAAGGATCCGTCTTGAAGAAAAGTCAGAATCAGCATCAGAAGATGCCGTGGTTGAAGATCCTCCTGTATAA
- the LOC7497750 gene encoding LOW QUALITY PROTEIN: histone acetyltransferase HAC1 (The sequence of the model RefSeq protein was modified relative to this genomic sequence to represent the inferred CDS: inserted 1 base in 1 codon), translating into MNVQAHLSGQISGQVQNQLQPQQNGNQQMQNLSAPTTGGVAAAGAHSVNVYNAEPELHRYRLYMQQKIFSIILQKQSQPVGDQQKQRFKEFAKRLEEGLFKAAQTKDDYLNMNTLESRLSSLLKRPPANSQNQRHPQLVNSSSSIGTMIPTPGMSNSGNSNMMTSSVDTMMISSSGCDSIAPIAANTGGLLPSSGMHNGSFGRPDGNLSNGYQQSPANFSISSGGNMSSMGVQRMESQMIPTPGFSNNNNNNNNNNNQSYMNVESSNISGGFSTADSAMVSQTQQPKQYIGSQNSRILANFGSQMGSNIRTGLQQKSYGFANGXLNGGMGMMGNNIPLANEPGTSEGYMTSTHYVNSPKPLPQQFDQHQRQLMQGDGYGMSNADSLGSGNIYGAVTSVGSMMNAQSMSKTNSSLVNNQSNLHALHQAGHIKLQSLDQSEKMNFQSSLQQQQLQQHPHQQQQLQQHPHQFQQQQLVQQQRLQKQQSQQHQHLLNNDAFGQSLLISDPSSQVKREPGMEHHNDVLHSQTSDHFQISELQNQFQQNVLGDHSRNAQNPPHPDRQHDMSSSLTQNSQQMQQMLHPHQLVSESQNNFNGLSVGTQSDSALPGQWYPQSQDRTRMPGSNSHEQHVQEDFLQRISGQGEAQCNNLASEGSIVSQTVPPRSTSEPQNSNGVTYRSGNANRDRQFRNQQKWLLFLRHARRCPAPEGQCPDPNCTTVQKLLRHMDRCNSTPCSYPRCQHTRILIHHFKHCRDSGCPVCIPVRNYLEAQIKIQMKARTLPALDSGLPSKGSDTGDNAARLISRTPSIVESSENLQPSLKRMKIEQSSQTLKPEIEVSVISASAVSDAHITLDVQHQDHKHGDNCPLVKSEYMEVKLEVPAISRQGSPSNSEMKKDNVDDVSSQMPADESMVHDEPASLAKQDNVKVEKEAHLLKQENATHPAENAAGTKSGKPKIKGVSLTELFTPEQVREHIIGLRQWVGQSKSKAEKNQAMEHSMSENSCQLCAVEKLTFEPPPIYCTPCGARIKRNAMFYTMGAGDTRHYFCIPCYNEARGDTIVADGNAIPKARLEKKKNDEETEEWWVQCDKCEAWQHQICALFNGRRNDGGQAEYTCPNCYITEVERGERKPLPQSAVLGAKDLPRTILSDHIEQRLFRTLKQERQDRARAQGKSFDDVPGAESLVVRVVSSVDKKLEVKQRFLEIFREENYPTEFPYKSKVVLLFQKIEGVEVCLFGMYVQEFGSEAHFPNQRRVYLSYLDSVKYFRPEIKAVTGEALRTFVYHEILIGYLEYCKKRGFTSCYIWACPPLKGEDYILYCHPEIQKTPKSDKLREWYLVMLRKAAKENVVVDLTNLYDHFFISTGECKAKVTAARLPYFDGDYWPGAAEDLIYQLNQDEDGRKQNKKGSTKKTITKRALKASGQADLSGNASKDLLLMHKLGETICPMKEDFIMVHLQPCCSHCCILMVLGTHWVCNQCKNFQICDKCYEVEQKREERERHPINQREKHAFYHVEITDVPADTKDKDEILESEFFDTRQAFLSLCQGNHYQYDTLRRAKHSSMMVLYHLHNPTAPAFVTTCNICHLDIETGQGWRCEVCPDYDVCNSCYQKDGGMDHPHKLTNHPSLAERDAQNKEARQQRVLQLRKMLDLLVHASQCRSPHCQYPNCRKVKGLFRHGIQCKTRASGGCVLCKKMWYLLQLHARACKESECHVPRCRDLKEHLRRLQQQSDSRRRAAVMEMMRQRAAEVAGNTG; encoded by the exons aTGAATGTGCAAGCGCATCTGTCCGGGCAAATCTCCGGGCAGGTTCAGAATCAGTTACAGCCCCAGCAAAATGGGAATCAACAGATGCAGAATTTATCAGCTCCTACCACTGGAGGTGTTGCTGCTGCCGGTGCTCATTCTGTTAATGTATACAATGCTGAACCTGAGCTTCATAGATATCGCTTGTATATGCAACAAAAAAT attttcaattatattgcAGAAGCAGTCTCAGCCGGTTGGCGATCAACAGAAACAAAGGTTTAAGGAATTCGCCAAACGATTAGAGGAGGGTCTATTTAAAGCTGCTCAGACAAAG GATGATTATTTGAACATGAATACCCTAGAGAGTCGTCTGAGTAGTCTGCTCAAGCGCCCCCCTGCGAATAGTCAAAACCAACGGCATCCACAGCTCGTTAATTCTTCCTCATCCATTGGTACCATGATACCAACTCCTGGTATGTCAAATAGTGGGAATTCGAATATGATGACTTCTTCTGTAGATACCATGATGATCTCTTCCAGTGGATGTGATAGCATAGCACCTATAGCTGCCAACACAGGGGGCCTGTTGCCATCTAGTGGCATGCACAATGGTTCCTTTGGTAGACCAGATG GAAATCTGTCTAATGGCTATCAGCAGTCACCCGCCAATTTTTCCATTAGTTCTGGTGGAAATATGTCATCTATGGGTGTGCAAAGAATGGAAAGCCAAATGATTCCAACTCCTGGAtttagcaacaacaacaacaacaacaacaacaacaacaatcagTCTTACATGAATGTGGAATCTTCTAATATCAGTGGTGGTTTTTCGACTGCTGACTCTGCCATGGTATCACAGACACAGCAGCCAAAGCAGTACATTGGCAGTCAGAACAGTCGCATACTGGCGAATTTTGGCAGCCAAATGGGTAGCAATATTAGGACTGGTTTGCAGCAGAAATCTTATGGATTTGCAAATG CCCTAAATGGTGGTATGGGGATGATGGGGAATAATATACCGCTTGCTAATGAGCCTGGTACCTCTGAGGGCTATATGACTTCCACACATTATGTGAATTCGCCTAAACCATTGCCACAGCAGTTTGATCAACATCAGCGACAACTAATGCAAG GTGATGGATATGGGATGAGTAATGCTGATTCTCTTGGATCTGGAAACATATATGGTGCTGTAACATCTGTTGGATCAATGATGAATGCCCAGTCTATGTCCAAAACTAACTCTTCTCTTGTAAATAATCAGTCTAATTTGCATGCCCTGCATCAAGCTGGACATATAAAGCTTCAATCACTTGATCAGTCTGAAAAGATGAATTTCCAGTCTTCACTTCAACAGCAGCAACTTCAACAACATCCTCACCAACAGCAACAACTTCAGCAGCATCCTCATCAATTTCAACAGCAGCAACTTGTTCAACAGCAACGTTTACAGAAGCAGCAAAGTCAGCAGCATCAGCATCTGCTGAACAATGATGCTTTTGGTCAGTCTCTGCTCATATCTGATCCTAGCAGTCAAGTAAAGCGTGAGCCTGGAATGGAGCACCATAATGATGTTTTGCACTCACAAACCTCAGACCACTTCCAAATATCTGAATTGCAAAACCAATTCCAGCAAAATGTGCTTGGAGACCATTCTAGGAATGCGCAGAATCCCCCTCATCCAGACCGACAGCATGACATGAGCTCATCATTGACACAAAATTCACAGCAAATGCAACAGATGTTGCATCCACATCAGTTGGTTTCAGagtctcaaaataattttaatggcCTTTCTGTTGGGACACAATCAGATTCAGCATTGCCAGGTCAATGGTATCCACAATCTCAGGACCGGACTCGCATGCCAGGGAGCAATTCACATGAGCAGCATGTCCAAGAGGATTTCCTCCAGAGAATATCCGGGCAAGGTGAAGCTCAGTGTAATAATTTAGCTTCAGAAGGATCCATTGTCAGCCAAACAGTACCTCCTAGAAGCACATCAGAGCCCCAAAATTCAAATGGTGTCACCTATAGATCTGGAAACGCTAACCGTGACCGGCAATTTAGAAATCAACAGAAGTGGCTTTTGTTCTTGCGGCATGCCCGGCGATGTCCTGCCCCAGAAGGTCAATGTCCTGACCCCAACTGCACTACTGTCCAAAAGCTGTTGAGGCACATGGACAGATGCAACTCCACTCCATGCTCATATCCCCGATGCCAGCATACCAGGATATTGATTCATCACTTTAAGCACTGCAGAGATTCAGGTTGCCCTGTTTGTATTCCTGTTAGAAATTATCTAGAGGCACAAATAAAGATACAAATGAAGGCCCGCACTCTTCCAGCCTTAGATTCTGGTTTGCCAAGCAAAGGCAGTGATACTGGAGACAATGCAGCCCGATTGATTTCAAGAACTCCATCAATTGTTGAAAGCTCTGAAAATCTACAACCTTCTCTAAAACGCATGAAGATTGAGCAATCTTCCCAAACTCTTAAACCTGAGATTGAAGTTTCTGTCATATCAGCATCTGCAGTCAGTGATGCTCATATAACCCTGGATGTCCAGCACCAAGATCACAAGCATGGTGATAATTGTCCGCTGGTTAAGTCTGAGTACATGGAAGTGAAGTTGGAAGTACCTGCAATTTCTAGACAAGGAAGTCCTAGTAATAGTGAGATGAAAAAGGATAACGTGGATGATGTCAGCAGCCAAATGCCTGCAGATGAATCCATGGTACATGATGAGCCTGCCAGTTTAGCTAAGCAGGACAACGTTAAAGTTGAGAAAGAAGCTCATCTACTTAAGCAAGAAAATGCTACGCACCCTGCTGAAAATGCAGCTGGAACCAAGTCTGGGAAGCCAAAAATAAAGGGGGTATCATTGACTGAACTGTTCACGCCTGAACAAGTGAGGGAGCATATTATAGGCCTCAGGCAGTGGGTTGGCCAG AGTAAGTCAAAGGCAGAAAAGAATCAAGCAATGGAGCATTCAATGAGTGAGAACTCTTGTCAATTGTGTGCAGTTGAAAAGCTTACTTTTGAACCACCACCAATATACTGTACACCCTGTGGTGCTCGCATTAAGCGGAATGCAATGTTTTATACTATGGGAGCTGGTGATACACGACACTATTTCTGTATTCCATGCTATAATGAGGCTCGTGGGGACACTATTGTTGCTGATGGGAATGCTATTCCAAAGGCAAGACtcgagaagaagaaaaatgatgagGAGACTGAAGAATGG TGGGTTCAATGTGACAAATGTGAAGCTTGGCAACACCAAATTTGTGCTTTATTTAATGGTAGAAGGAATGATGGTGGGCAAGCTGAATATACTTGCCCTAATTGCTACATAACAGAGGTTGAAAGAGGAGAGCGCAAGCCTTTACCACAAAGTGCAGTTCTGGGGGCTAAAGATCTACCTAGAACAATACTCAGTGATCATATAGAGCAGAGGTTATTTAGGACACTGAAGCAGGAAAGACAGGATAGGGCCAGGGCACAGGGGAAAAGTTTTGATGAT GTTCCTGGAGCAGAATCACTTGTAGTCCGAGTTGTTTCATCAGTTGACAAAAAGTTGGAAGTGAAGCAGCGATTTCTTGAGATATTTCGGGAGGAGAATTATCCAACTGAATTCCCGTATAAGTCTAAG GTAGTTTTGCTGTTTCAGAAGATTGAAGGTGTTGAGGTATGCCTATTTGGCATGTATGTTCAAGAATTCGGATCAGAAGCTCACTTTCCAAATCAGCGTCGTGTCTATCTTTCATATCTGGATTCTGTGAAGTACTTCAGACCTGAGATTAAAGCAGTGACTGGAGAGGCTCTCCGTACATTTGTTTACCATGAAATTTTG ATTGGATACCTTGAATACTGCAAGAAAAGGGGTTTTACAAGCTGCTACATATGGGCTTGCCCTCCGTTAAAGGGTGAGGATTATATATTGTATTGCCATCCAGAAATCCagaaaacaccaaaatctgACAAGCTCCGGGAATG GTATTTAGTGATGTTACGAAAAGCAGCCAAGGAAAATGTTGTTGTTGACCTCACTAATTTGTATGACCATTTCTTCATATCTACTGGTGAATGTAAGGCAAAGGTCACAGCAGCTAGGCTACCCTACTTTGATGGGGATTATTGGCCTGGTGCTGCAGAGGATTTAATCTATCAGCTTAATCAAGATGAAGATgggagaaaacaaaataagaagggAAGTACCAAAAAGACCATTACAAAAAGGGCTCTAAAAGCATCTGGCCAGGCAGATCTTTCTGGTAATGCATCGAAGGATCTGCTACTGATGCATAAA CTTGGTGAGACAATTTGCCCTATGAAGGAAGACTTTATCATGGTTCACTTGCAGCCTTGCTGTTCTCATTGTTGTATTCTTATGGTATTGGGCACCCATTGGGTTTGCAACCAGTGCAAAAACTTTCAGATTTGTGACAA GTGTTATGAAGTAGAACAGAAACGTGAAGAAAGAGAGCGACATCCCATCAACCAAAGGGAAAAACATGCATTCTATCAT GTTGAAATCACTGATGTACCTGCTGACACAAAGGATAAAGATGAAATTCTCGAGAGTGAATTTTTTGACACGAGACAGGCATTTTTGAGTCTTTGTCAAGGAAACCATTATCAATATGACACTTTACGCCGGGCTAAACATTCCTCAATGATGGTCCTTTACCATCTCCATAATCCAACTGCTCCTGCATTTGTGACAACATGCAATATATGTCATCTTGACATCGAAACGGGTCAAGGTTGGCGTTGTGAGGTTTGCCCTGATTATGATGTATGCAATTCTTGTTATCAGAAGGATGGGGGTATGGATCATCCTCATAAGTTGACGAATCATCCATCCCTGGCAGAGCGCGATGCACAGAACAAGGAAGCTAGGCAACAGAGGGTTCTGCAG
- the LOC112328187 gene encoding uncharacterized protein LOC112328187 isoform X2 → MTAGEVSINIHDHGAALDEKKKRVQCNYCGKVLSGFSRLKYHVGGIRGDVVPCEKVAENVRESFRSMLLENKRASRDNEVQNLYPPDLPWKRYCSPDLNAAKRKKRDANQTTGCGSGMHAEMHSVVEDDMTEHVSVNNRRRAMSSGPKENVMSRQAQRCIGRFFYETGFDFSASTLPSFQRMINATLDDGHSEYKVPSLQDLKGWILHDEVEEIKTYVNEISHSWASTGCSVLLDGWVDEKGRNLVSFVVECPGGPTYLRSADVSAIIDDVNALQLLLEGVIEEVGIDNVVQIVAFSTVGWVGAVGEQFMQRYWCVFWCVSASHCIELMLEKIGAMDSIRRTLEKAKIITKFIYGHKKVLKLMRNHIDDYDLIKPSKMKLAMPFFTLENILSEKKNLEEMFDSFEWKTSVWSSTVEGMRVAHLVGDHSFWSGAEMASKATVPLLRVLCLVNEGDKPQVGFIYETMDQVKETIKKEFKNKKSDYTPFWTAIDDIWDTRLHSPLHAAGYYLNPCLFYSSDFYSDPEVTFGLLCCVVRMVADQRTQLKITFQLDEYRHARGAFQEGKAIVKRTNISPAQWWCTYGKQCPELQRFAVRILSQTCDGASRCKTSDLVSEAMLLVKRLIQWMTGLWTKHHRRLCLKMVTVD, encoded by the exons ATGACTGCTGGTGAAGTGTCCATTAATATTCATGATCATGGTGCTGCTCTtgatgagaaaaagaaaagagttcaATGCAATTACTGTGGTAAAGTACTGAGTGGTTTCTCCCGTCTTAAGTACCACGTAGGAGGTATACGAGGGGATGTAGTGCCATGTGAAAAGGTCGCTGAAAATGTGAGGGAATCATTCAGAAGCAtgttgttagaaaataaaagagcgAGTCGTGACAATGAAGTTCAGAATCTGTATCCCCCAGATCTCCCTTGGAAGAGATATTGCTCCCCTGACTTGAATGCTGCTAAGCGTAAGAAGCGGGATGCCAATCAAACCACAGGTTGTGGGAGTGGAATGCATGCAGAGATGCACTCTGTGGTAGAAGATGATATGACTGAACATGTTTCAGTTAATAATAGAAGAAGAGCCATGAGTAGTGGACCAAAGGAAAATGTAATGTCAAGGCAAGCTCAAAGATGCATTGGCAGATTCTTTTACGAAACGGGTTTTGATTTCAGTGCTTCCACTTTGCCTAGCTTCCAGAGAATGATAAATGCCACTCTTGATGATGGTCATTCAGAGTATAAGGTTCCTTCTTTACAAGATTTGAAAGGGTGGATCCTCCATGATGAAGTAGAGGAGATAAAAACATATGTGAACGAGATTAGTCATTCATGGGCAAGCACTGGGTGCAGTGTTTTGCTGGATGGATGGGTTGATGAGAAGGGTCGCAACCTGGTTAGTTTTGTTGTGGAATGCCCTGGGGGTCCAACTTATCTCCGCTCAGCTGATGTTTCAGCTATCATTGATGATGTGAATGCCTTACAGTTGTTGCTGGAAGGAGTTATTGAGGAGGTTGGGATTGACAACGTAGTTCAAATTGTAGCTTTTTCTACAGTAGGCTGGGTGGGGGCTGTAGGCGAGCAGTTTATGCAAAGATATTGGTGTGTGTTCTGGTGTGTGAGTGCATCTCATTGCATTGAGCTCATGCTGGAAAAAATCGGGGCAATGGATTCCATCAGAAGAACACTGGAAAAGGCAAAGATCATTACGAAGTTCATCTATGGacataaaaaagttttgaaacttATGAGAAATCATATAGATGACTACGACTTGATAAAGCCCTCCAAGATGAAGTTGGCTATGCCTTTCTTCACCTTGGAGAATATTCTATCAGAAAAGAAGAACTTGGAGGAAATGTTTGATTCATTTGAGTGGAAGACCTCAGTCTGGTCTTCCACTGTGGAGGGAATGCGAGTGGCTCATCTGGTTGGGGATCACTCTTTCTGGAGTGGAGCTGAGATGGCCTCAAAAGCAACCGTGCCACTGCTGCGTGTTCTTTGCTTGGTTAATGAGGGAGATAAACCGCAAGTGGGATTCATATATGAAACCATGGATCAAGTAAAAGAGACAATTAAAAAGgaattcaaaaacaagaaatcagATTATACACCTTTTTGGACAGCAATAGATGACATCTGGGATACGCGTCTCCATAGCCCTCTACATGCAGCTGGTTATTATTTGAACCCATGTCTGTTCTATTCATCTGATTTCTACAGTGACCCAGAGGTTACATTTGGGCTGTTATGTTGCGTTGTTCGTATGGTGGCAGACCAGCGCactcaactaaaaataacatttcagcTTGACGAGTATAGACATGCTAGAGGTGCTTTTCAAGAGGGAAAAGCAATTGTCAAAAGAACCAATATTTCTCCAG CTCAATGGTGGTGTACCTATGGGAAACAATGTCCTGAGCTGCAAAGATTTGCCGTCAGAATTCTGAGCCAAACCTGTGATGGCGCATCTAG GTGCAAAACAAGCGATCTGGTTTCAGAAGCGATGTTATTAGTGAAGAGATTGATccaatggatgaccgggttgtggACGAAGCACCACAGGAGGTTGTGCCTGAAAATGGTGACCGTGGATTGA
- the LOC112328187 gene encoding uncharacterized protein LOC112328187 isoform X1 — MTAGEVSINIHDHGAALDEKKKRVQCNYCGKVLSGFSRLKYHVGGIRGDVVPCEKVAENVRESFRSMLLENKRASRDNEVQNLYPPDLPWKRYCSPDLNAAKRKKRDANQTTGCGSGMHAEMHSVVEDDMTEHVSVNNRRRAMSSGPKENVMSRQAQRCIGRFFYETGFDFSASTLPSFQRMINATLDDGHSEYKVPSLQDLKGWILHDEVEEIKTYVNEISHSWASTGCSVLLDGWVDEKGRNLVSFVVECPGGPTYLRSADVSAIIDDVNALQLLLEGVIEEVGIDNVVQIVAFSTVGWVGAVGEQFMQRYWCVFWCVSASHCIELMLEKIGAMDSIRRTLEKAKIITKFIYGHKKVLKLMRNHIDDYDLIKPSKMKLAMPFFTLENILSEKKNLEEMFDSFEWKTSVWSSTVEGMRVAHLVGDHSFWSGAEMASKATVPLLRVLCLVNEGDKPQVGFIYETMDQVKETIKKEFKNKKSDYTPFWTAIDDIWDTRLHSPLHAAGYYLNPCLFYSSDFYSDPEVTFGLLCCVVRMVADQRTQLKITFQLDEYRHARGAFQEGKAIVKRTNISPAQWWCTYGKQCPELQRFAVRILSQTCDGASRYGLKRSMAEKLLTDRRNPIEQQRLRDLTFVHYNLQVQNKRSGFRSDVISEEIDPMDDRVVDEAPQEVVPENGDRGLMDSDGSEAEGHCGIQAKEEPIEDA; from the exons ATGACTGCTGGTGAAGTGTCCATTAATATTCATGATCATGGTGCTGCTCTtgatgagaaaaagaaaagagttcaATGCAATTACTGTGGTAAAGTACTGAGTGGTTTCTCCCGTCTTAAGTACCACGTAGGAGGTATACGAGGGGATGTAGTGCCATGTGAAAAGGTCGCTGAAAATGTGAGGGAATCATTCAGAAGCAtgttgttagaaaataaaagagcgAGTCGTGACAATGAAGTTCAGAATCTGTATCCCCCAGATCTCCCTTGGAAGAGATATTGCTCCCCTGACTTGAATGCTGCTAAGCGTAAGAAGCGGGATGCCAATCAAACCACAGGTTGTGGGAGTGGAATGCATGCAGAGATGCACTCTGTGGTAGAAGATGATATGACTGAACATGTTTCAGTTAATAATAGAAGAAGAGCCATGAGTAGTGGACCAAAGGAAAATGTAATGTCAAGGCAAGCTCAAAGATGCATTGGCAGATTCTTTTACGAAACGGGTTTTGATTTCAGTGCTTCCACTTTGCCTAGCTTCCAGAGAATGATAAATGCCACTCTTGATGATGGTCATTCAGAGTATAAGGTTCCTTCTTTACAAGATTTGAAAGGGTGGATCCTCCATGATGAAGTAGAGGAGATAAAAACATATGTGAACGAGATTAGTCATTCATGGGCAAGCACTGGGTGCAGTGTTTTGCTGGATGGATGGGTTGATGAGAAGGGTCGCAACCTGGTTAGTTTTGTTGTGGAATGCCCTGGGGGTCCAACTTATCTCCGCTCAGCTGATGTTTCAGCTATCATTGATGATGTGAATGCCTTACAGTTGTTGCTGGAAGGAGTTATTGAGGAGGTTGGGATTGACAACGTAGTTCAAATTGTAGCTTTTTCTACAGTAGGCTGGGTGGGGGCTGTAGGCGAGCAGTTTATGCAAAGATATTGGTGTGTGTTCTGGTGTGTGAGTGCATCTCATTGCATTGAGCTCATGCTGGAAAAAATCGGGGCAATGGATTCCATCAGAAGAACACTGGAAAAGGCAAAGATCATTACGAAGTTCATCTATGGacataaaaaagttttgaaacttATGAGAAATCATATAGATGACTACGACTTGATAAAGCCCTCCAAGATGAAGTTGGCTATGCCTTTCTTCACCTTGGAGAATATTCTATCAGAAAAGAAGAACTTGGAGGAAATGTTTGATTCATTTGAGTGGAAGACCTCAGTCTGGTCTTCCACTGTGGAGGGAATGCGAGTGGCTCATCTGGTTGGGGATCACTCTTTCTGGAGTGGAGCTGAGATGGCCTCAAAAGCAACCGTGCCACTGCTGCGTGTTCTTTGCTTGGTTAATGAGGGAGATAAACCGCAAGTGGGATTCATATATGAAACCATGGATCAAGTAAAAGAGACAATTAAAAAGgaattcaaaaacaagaaatcagATTATACACCTTTTTGGACAGCAATAGATGACATCTGGGATACGCGTCTCCATAGCCCTCTACATGCAGCTGGTTATTATTTGAACCCATGTCTGTTCTATTCATCTGATTTCTACAGTGACCCAGAGGTTACATTTGGGCTGTTATGTTGCGTTGTTCGTATGGTGGCAGACCAGCGCactcaactaaaaataacatttcagcTTGACGAGTATAGACATGCTAGAGGTGCTTTTCAAGAGGGAAAAGCAATTGTCAAAAGAACCAATATTTCTCCAG CTCAATGGTGGTGTACCTATGGGAAACAATGTCCTGAGCTGCAAAGATTTGCCGTCAGAATTCTGAGCCAAACCTGTGATGGCGCATCTAGGTATGGCCTGAAGAGGAGTATGGCTGAGAAGCTCCTCACGGATAGAAGGAACCCTATCGAGCAACAAAGACTGAGGGACTTAACGTTCGTTCATTACAACTTGCAGGTGCAAAACAAGCGATCTGGTTTCAGAAGCGATGTTATTAGTGAAGAGATTGATccaatggatgaccgggttgtggACGAAGCACCACAGGAGGTTGTGCCTGAAAATGGTGACCGTGGATTGATGGACTCAGATGGCAGTGAAGCTGAAGGACATTGTGGAATTCAAGCAAAGGAGGAGCCCATTGAAGATGCATGA